In Bradyrhizobium sp. WBOS07, the genomic window CTGTTCCTGGCCGGGGCGCTGGGGCCTGCCGATCGCGTCCGGGACGCCGCAAAAGGCCCGACGCGGCGCCGCTCGTCCCGCTGACGATTCCGTGAGCTCGCGCCCTGATCGCCGCAACGGCATTGACCAAACAAAACGATACGGTATTGTTTAGTTAAGTTGGTCCGGGCCGCCTTTCACAGCCCCAAGGAGGTTCGGACCGCTTCGATCGTCGCGGCAGGTACAGCCCGCCGCGGCGCTCCGCGGCCGGCCTTTGCCCGAGGCCGGCCGCGAATTCTTTACGTTCATCCGGCACTCTCGCAGGTCGAAGGTTTCGAACATGACGACAGCCAGACGACGGACCTTGCAACTGCTCGCGATCGCCTTGCCTGCGCTGCTCCTCGCCGCGCCGTTGCAGGCGACCGTGACCACGGGCACACCGACCGCACTTCACAGCGATACAGATGGCGATGCCGAGGCTGACCGCCAGGCCGTCAGCCGCGAGATCGAGCGCTTCCGCAGCTCGTCGATCTCGATCAGCCAGGCCATGGCGATCGCCGAAGCCCGCCACGCCGGCGCCACCACCGCGGATGTGAGTTTTGATGGCGGCTCCGGCGTCGCGGTGTACCGGGTGAAGACCCTGCACAACGACCGGATCTGGCGCCACACCATCAACGCTGCGACGGGCGAACTGGTGGGTGGGGAAGCTGCCCTGCCCCTCGCCGAGCTCGACCACGACGATCGCAACAACCTTGCGGCACTCGGTGCGATCAGGCACCGCCTCGCGGATGCCGTGCGCGTTGCCGAGCGCGCGGCCTCGGGCAAGGCGATCAGCGGTGGCCTCGTGCGCGAACGCGGCCGGCTCAATTTCGCGATCGTCGTGATCAGCGGCGACGATCTCAAGGAGGTCATCCTGGAGCCCCCGCGCGTCCGGGCCCGATAGCGACAGATTTTCCCCCGGTACCGACCGGGGGGAAAAGCCATTGACGGCGGCCGGACTCTCCCGCATAAGTCGCCGCCATGTTCACGACCACCAAACGCACGACCAAAACCACCACGGCCTCAGGGGCCCGGGGAGGCGTGCGCGCGTAGTCGTCGACTAAACGCATCAAGCTCTACCGAAGCCCCGCCCTCGTTGGTCCGGGGCTTTTTTGTTGTCTCATTCGCAAATCTCAATGGAGGACAAAGTGAGTAACGATCCCGTCGTCGCGATTGTCGGCGTCACCGGCGCGGTGGGCGCCGAATTCATCGCCACCATGGACAAGCGCGGCTTTCGCGTCGGCAAGCTCAAGGCGCTCGCCAGCGCCCGCTCGGCCGGCAGGACGGTGTCGTTCCGCGGCCAGAACGTCGTCATCGAGGAGCTGACCGAGCGGTCCTTCGAGGGCGTCGACATCGCCCTGTTCTCCGCCGGCGGCAGCATCTCCAAGAAGTATGCGCCGATCGCGGTCAAGGCGGGCGCGGTCGTGGTCGACAACTCCTCCGCTTTCCGCATGGACCCGAACGTGCCGCTGGTGATCCCCGAGATCAACGCGAACCGCATCCGCGACCACAAGGGCATCATTGCCAATCCGAACTGCGCGGCGATCACCGCGCTGGTGCCATTGTGGCCGATCCACCAGAAGAACCGCATCAAGCGCGTCATCATCTCGACCTACCAGGCCGCCTCGGGCGCCGGTGCCGCCGCGATGGAGGAGCTGGTCGAATCCACCCGCGCCAATCTCAACGGGCAGGTCTATACGCCGAAGGTGATGCCGCATCCCTACGCCTTCAACCTCTTCAACCACAACACGGCCGTCGACCCCGACACCGGCTACAACGACGAAGAGACCAAGGTCATCAAGGAGACCCGCAAGATCTTCGAGGACGACACCATCGCCGTCGGCGTCACCTGCGTGCGCGTGCCGGTGCTGCGCGCCCATTGCGAGGCCATCACCTTCGAATGCGAGAGGCCGATCAGCGAAGACCAGGTCCGCGCCATCATGGCGCAGGCGCCCGGCGTGAAGGTGGTCGACGACCGCGCGAAGAACTACTTCCCGATGCCGATCGACGCCTCGGGCCAGGACGACGTCCTGGTCGGCCGCATCCGCAAGGATCTCAGCGATCCCACTGGGCATTCGATCTCGATGTTCGTGGCGGCCGATCAGCTGCTCAAGGGCGCAGCGCTGAACGCCGTGCAGATCGCCGAGCTCCTGCCGCAGCGCGTGATGGCGTAGCAAGGTGCGTAGGGTG contains:
- a CDS encoding PepSY domain-containing protein translates to MTTARRRTLQLLAIALPALLLAAPLQATVTTGTPTALHSDTDGDAEADRQAVSREIERFRSSSISISQAMAIAEARHAGATTADVSFDGGSGVAVYRVKTLHNDRIWRHTINAATGELVGGEAALPLAELDHDDRNNLAALGAIRHRLADAVRVAERAASGKAISGGLVRERGRLNFAIVVISGDDLKEVILEPPRVRAR
- a CDS encoding aspartate-semialdehyde dehydrogenase, producing MEDKVSNDPVVAIVGVTGAVGAEFIATMDKRGFRVGKLKALASARSAGRTVSFRGQNVVIEELTERSFEGVDIALFSAGGSISKKYAPIAVKAGAVVVDNSSAFRMDPNVPLVIPEINANRIRDHKGIIANPNCAAITALVPLWPIHQKNRIKRVIISTYQAASGAGAAAMEELVESTRANLNGQVYTPKVMPHPYAFNLFNHNTAVDPDTGYNDEETKVIKETRKIFEDDTIAVGVTCVRVPVLRAHCEAITFECERPISEDQVRAIMAQAPGVKVVDDRAKNYFPMPIDASGQDDVLVGRIRKDLSDPTGHSISMFVAADQLLKGAALNAVQIAELLPQRVMA